One region of Vicinamibacterales bacterium genomic DNA includes:
- a CDS encoding ribonuclease J, translating to MLNGSETTGVPPLDLIPLGGLGDFGMNMMLVACGETAILVDAGVMFPEPDLLGVDLIIPDLRPLQKYRIQALVLTHGHEDHIGAVPHVLPYIDGPIYGTKLTLALLEGKLESRAPDSTTQLIEVTPRQRIDVGSFTLEFLRVTHSMPDCAAVAIHTPAGVVLHTGDFKIDQTPLDGAPMDLHRFAELGSQGVLIMLGDSTNIERKGFSGSERDVTDGFEEIYSSARGRIIVALFSSSLHRMQILVDLADQFDRKVAFVGRGVIDNTQIAQRLGFLRIPPGVQIRDSEIREYPSQDVVCICTGSQGEPQAALPRIAIDDHRYAKVDPDDVVVFSAREIPGNEKAIGRVMNHLARRGAEIVYEGIKHVHVSGHGSEEELKLMLALVRPRYFVPIHGEYRQLARHAAVAKMASPGTKVVLAENGDRIRVDAEGARIVEKVPSGRTLIDGTRSGEVGDEVLRDRRHLAGDGLVVPVVAISRQSGALEETPDVITRGFVLDARTEALLKEIPGLVGAAIDGASLEERTDPGLIKEKIRVDLQRFFRKRSGLRPFVLPVVMEI from the coding sequence TTGCTCAACGGTTCGGAAACGACGGGTGTGCCACCGCTCGATCTGATCCCGCTCGGCGGGCTCGGCGACTTCGGCATGAACATGATGCTCGTGGCTTGCGGCGAGACGGCGATTCTCGTCGATGCGGGCGTGATGTTCCCCGAGCCCGACCTGCTTGGCGTGGACCTCATCATTCCCGACCTGCGCCCGCTGCAGAAGTACCGGATCCAGGCGCTGGTGCTGACGCACGGTCACGAGGACCACATCGGCGCGGTGCCGCACGTCCTTCCCTACATCGACGGACCGATCTATGGCACCAAGCTGACCCTGGCGCTGCTCGAGGGAAAGCTCGAATCGCGGGCACCCGACAGCACGACCCAGCTGATCGAAGTCACGCCGCGACAGAGAATCGACGTCGGCAGCTTCACGCTCGAGTTCCTCCGCGTGACCCACAGCATGCCCGACTGCGCCGCCGTCGCCATCCACACGCCTGCCGGGGTCGTCCTGCACACCGGCGATTTCAAGATCGACCAGACCCCCCTCGACGGCGCCCCGATGGACCTGCACCGCTTTGCTGAGCTGGGCTCGCAGGGGGTGCTGATCATGTTGGGCGACAGCACCAACATCGAGCGCAAGGGATTCAGCGGCTCCGAGCGCGACGTGACGGACGGTTTCGAGGAGATCTACTCGAGCGCCCGCGGCCGGATCATCGTCGCGCTGTTCTCGTCGAGCCTCCACAGGATGCAAATCCTGGTGGATCTCGCCGACCAGTTCGACCGCAAGGTGGCGTTCGTCGGGCGCGGCGTGATCGACAACACCCAGATCGCCCAGCGGCTTGGCTTCCTCCGGATCCCCCCTGGCGTACAGATCCGAGACAGCGAGATTCGCGAGTATCCGTCGCAGGACGTCGTCTGCATCTGCACGGGATCGCAGGGGGAACCCCAGGCGGCGCTGCCCCGCATCGCCATCGACGATCACCGGTACGCCAAGGTCGATCCCGATGACGTGGTGGTGTTCTCGGCACGCGAGATCCCGGGCAACGAGAAGGCGATCGGGAGGGTCATGAACCATCTGGCCCGGCGGGGCGCCGAGATCGTCTACGAAGGCATCAAGCACGTCCACGTGTCGGGGCATGGCAGCGAGGAAGAGCTCAAACTGATGCTCGCCCTGGTCAGACCGCGCTACTTCGTTCCGATACATGGAGAGTACCGGCAACTGGCCCGTCACGCCGCGGTGGCGAAGATGGCGTCCCCCGGTACTAAGGTCGTGCTGGCAGAGAACGGGGACCGCATCCGGGTGGACGCCGAGGGAGCCCGGATCGTCGAAAAAGTGCCGTCCGGACGGACGCTGATCGACGGGACCCGGAGCGGCGAGGTTGGCGACGAGGTGCTCCGCGACCGCCGCCATCTGGCGGGCGACGGGCTGGTGGTGCCGGTCGTGGCGATCAGCCGCCAGTCGGGAGCGCTCGAGGAAACGCCCGATGTGATCACGCGCGGGTTCGTATTGGATGCCCGGACCGAGGCGCTGCTGAAGGAGATTCCGGGTCTGGTGGGGGCGGCGATCGACGGGGCGAGCCTCGAGGAACGCACGGACCCCGGGTTGATCAAGGAGAAGATTCGAGTGGACCTGCAGCGGTTCTTCCGCAAGCGTTCCGGGCTCCGGCCGTTCGTCCTGCCGGTGGTCATGGAGATCTGA
- a CDS encoding N-acetylmuramoyl-L-alanine amidase, producing MKLRFFGVLVVAASVASVTLLSAAGGPDTPREAYARALAQERLVRDAAAHPTLPQMRRVIALYEGLVRRHPTSGYSDNALWQAGNLAALAYQRFGDETDRKTATRLLTLLTTQYPSSTLVARVPAALTDLSDSVPTAPAASAPAAPPAPVSDLDPKSTPSGATVPPPAAKGPPISAGATTASPGSQKSRSDPGAAGVTVLREVKRTVLPDGVRLTVELEGEIAYHQEEIANPRRLFFDLKNVKTVPALQDASLKFDDNLVREIRLGRHPQNTTRLVVDLDGVGEYTVYPLYGPYRLVIDLQRATGTAEAGPAATTGMAASKTVRNAAGPPTPAPTRALAAVFTAPPVPPLPKGEPLAMPVSTVAKATLPAPPPAVERPEVKGPAPMDRADARPAVSDRSEPKSNEPRPLPSKPARASLTPAAPAANSNGSFSLSRQLGLSVGRVVIDAGHGGHDPGAHGNGINEAELTLDVALRLRALLEKADIDVVMTRDTDVFIPLEERTAIANRESADLFLSIHANASRNPQAHGIETYYLNFATNPEAESVAARENAASGQPMHSLPDIVKAIALHDKSNESREFADSVQKSMARQLAAKNKTLRDLGVKQAPFVVLIGAVMPSVLAEISFVTNRQDAAMLKTAAYKQQIAQALMDAIQNYQQSLKRMNGAAGKKATNQ from the coding sequence ATGAAACTCCGATTCTTCGGCGTGCTCGTCGTCGCTGCCAGCGTGGCTTCTGTCACGCTGCTGTCGGCAGCCGGTGGCCCAGACACGCCGCGCGAGGCGTATGCACGCGCGCTGGCACAGGAGCGGCTGGTGCGCGATGCCGCCGCTCACCCCACGCTGCCGCAGATGCGACGCGTGATTGCGTTGTACGAGGGGCTGGTCCGCCGGCATCCGACCAGCGGCTACTCCGACAACGCGCTCTGGCAGGCCGGCAATCTGGCCGCGCTCGCCTATCAGCGCTTCGGCGACGAGACCGACCGAAAGACGGCGACCCGCCTGCTGACACTACTCACGACGCAGTATCCGTCGAGCACGCTGGTGGCGCGGGTCCCCGCGGCGCTGACGGATCTGAGCGACAGCGTCCCCACGGCACCCGCCGCGAGCGCCCCCGCGGCTCCGCCGGCGCCGGTGTCGGATCTCGATCCGAAGTCGACGCCGTCCGGCGCCACCGTACCGCCGCCTGCGGCGAAAGGCCCGCCGATATCGGCGGGAGCGACGACCGCCAGTCCCGGCTCGCAAAAATCACGATCCGATCCAGGGGCGGCGGGGGTGACCGTGCTCAGGGAGGTCAAGCGCACCGTGCTGCCCGATGGCGTCCGGTTGACGGTCGAGCTCGAGGGCGAGATCGCCTATCACCAGGAAGAGATCGCCAATCCGCGGCGGCTGTTCTTCGACCTGAAGAACGTCAAGACCGTGCCGGCGCTGCAGGACGCGTCCCTGAAGTTCGACGACAACCTCGTGAGAGAGATTCGCCTCGGCCGCCATCCGCAGAACACGACGCGGCTGGTCGTCGACCTGGATGGTGTCGGCGAGTACACGGTCTATCCGCTGTACGGGCCGTATCGTCTGGTGATCGACCTGCAACGCGCCACCGGCACCGCCGAGGCCGGACCGGCCGCGACGACCGGCATGGCGGCGTCGAAGACCGTCCGGAACGCCGCGGGGCCGCCCACTCCCGCACCGACCAGGGCCTTGGCCGCCGTCTTCACTGCCCCGCCGGTGCCGCCGCTGCCGAAGGGAGAACCGCTCGCCATGCCGGTCTCGACGGTGGCGAAGGCAACGCTTCCCGCCCCGCCGCCAGCCGTTGAACGTCCGGAGGTCAAGGGGCCGGCGCCGATGGATCGCGCCGACGCCAGACCGGCGGTCAGCGACAGGAGCGAGCCGAAATCGAACGAGCCAAGGCCGCTGCCGTCGAAGCCGGCGCGCGCGTCGTTGACACCCGCGGCACCGGCCGCCAATTCCAACGGCTCGTTCTCGCTCTCGCGCCAGCTGGGCCTGAGCGTCGGACGCGTCGTCATCGACGCCGGCCACGGCGGCCACGATCCTGGCGCGCACGGCAACGGCATCAACGAGGCGGAACTGACCCTCGACGTGGCGCTGCGGCTGCGCGCCCTTCTCGAAAAGGCCGACATCGACGTGGTGATGACCCGCGACACCGACGTGTTCATCCCGCTCGAAGAACGGACGGCGATCGCCAACCGCGAGTCGGCGGATCTGTTCCTGTCGATTCACGCGAACGCCAGCCGCAACCCGCAGGCGCACGGCATCGAAACCTACTATCTGAATTTTGCGACCAACCCCGAGGCCGAATCGGTCGCCGCGCGCGAGAACGCCGCCTCGGGACAGCCGATGCACAGCCTGCCCGACATCGTGAAAGCGATCGCGCTGCACGACAAGAGCAATGAATCGCGCGAGTTCGCCGATAGCGTGCAGAAGTCGATGGCCCGGCAACTCGCCGCGAAGAACAAGACGCTGCGCGACCTCGGGGTCAAGCAGGCGCCGTTCGTCGTGCTGATCGGGGCGGTGATGCCGAGTGTGCTCGCCGAGATCTCGTTCGTCACCAACAGGCAGGACGCCGCGATGCTGAAGACGGCGGCCTATAAGCAGCAGATCGCGCAGGCGCTGATGGATGCCATCCAGAACTACCAGCAGAGCTTGAAGCGGATGAACGGCGCGGCGGGCAAGAAAGCCACCAATCAGTAG
- a CDS encoding DNA translocase FtsK: MAPTGLSRRVSEFLGVALFAAALIWLISLASYSASDPVWFFNTGSDAAPANFAGRVGAFVGELSYQLLGYAAYLIPLVLVVAGWHYFWCRAVDAAYTKLAGAALLLGCFSSFLSLAFGALDVGGKEFRAGGVTGDRLAAFLADYLNRTGSIILILTLLFAAIILSTHFSFGRLFASLAQVAKERWAAMQDARQQRKESKVREEERQEVLRKHLGGKDTKGKDTKEAKDAKERDTKEMPPPFLARLNSAAAGGDAARVPSADAARSAVREPARGAPVQAGPAATSRSKTAALVTAAAAALKAASSKPTPPAIRKPVPAAIPDPADREMALPLTDPEKVERRKGAFALPPNSLLDAPKGERKIDERQLMDGARLLEEKCREFSVEGTVVQIHPGPVVTTYEFKPDAGVKYSKITGLADDLCLAMEAESVIIDRIPGKSTVGIQIPNPNREAISLRELLESDAYKRSPSKLTLAMGKTIHGEPFVSDLATMPHLLIAGSTGAGKSVSVNAMITSILMRATPDDVRFIMVDPKRLELGMYEDIPHLLTPVVMDPKLAANALRWAVREMEERYKTLAAFGVRNIEQFNRNVRAMQAETKPGEPVFDEKGNEVKPLPYIVVLIDELADLMMVAGNEVEESIARLAQMARAIGIHLVLATQRPSVDVITGLIKANMPARISFRVTTKIDSRTILDGNGAEQLLGKGDMLYLPPASSRLVRLHGPYISEQESARLASFLRKQGKPTYDTTVTADEKGAQAQIEFEKDELYDEAARIVVSSGQASISYLQRRLRIGFSRAARLVDMMEMDGLVSAAAGGKPREVLVKKEYFDEVDAQLR; encoded by the coding sequence ATGGCGCCGACTGGCCTGTCGCGGCGCGTCAGCGAATTTCTGGGGGTGGCGCTGTTCGCCGCGGCGCTCATCTGGCTCATCTCGCTGGCCAGCTACAGCGCGTCGGACCCGGTGTGGTTCTTCAACACCGGCTCGGATGCGGCCCCGGCGAACTTCGCCGGACGCGTCGGCGCGTTCGTCGGCGAGCTGTCGTACCAGCTCCTCGGCTACGCCGCGTATCTGATCCCGCTGGTCCTGGTGGTCGCCGGGTGGCATTACTTCTGGTGCCGCGCCGTCGATGCCGCATACACGAAACTCGCCGGCGCCGCGCTGCTCCTCGGGTGCTTTTCGTCGTTCCTGTCGCTGGCCTTCGGCGCCCTCGACGTCGGCGGCAAGGAGTTCCGCGCTGGCGGCGTGACCGGCGACAGGCTCGCGGCTTTCCTGGCCGACTACCTCAACCGGACCGGCTCGATCATCCTGATCCTGACGCTGCTCTTCGCCGCGATCATCCTGTCGACCCACTTCTCGTTCGGGCGGCTGTTCGCCTCACTTGCGCAGGTGGCCAAGGAACGATGGGCAGCGATGCAGGACGCCCGCCAGCAACGCAAGGAGTCGAAGGTTCGGGAGGAAGAGCGCCAGGAAGTGCTCCGCAAACATCTAGGGGGGAAGGACACGAAGGGAAAGGACACGAAGGAGGCGAAGGACGCGAAGGAGCGGGACACGAAGGAGATGCCGCCCCCGTTCCTGGCGCGGCTCAATTCGGCCGCCGCCGGCGGCGATGCGGCGCGCGTGCCTTCGGCGGATGCGGCGCGATCGGCCGTCCGCGAGCCTGCCCGCGGTGCACCGGTCCAGGCGGGCCCTGCCGCCACATCCAGGTCGAAGACCGCCGCTCTGGTCACCGCTGCCGCCGCGGCCTTGAAAGCGGCCTCGTCGAAGCCGACGCCGCCGGCGATCAGAAAGCCGGTGCCCGCCGCTATCCCCGACCCGGCCGATCGGGAGATGGCGCTGCCACTGACCGATCCGGAGAAGGTAGAACGGCGCAAAGGCGCGTTCGCGCTGCCGCCGAACTCGCTGCTCGACGCCCCCAAGGGAGAGCGGAAGATCGACGAGCGCCAGTTGATGGACGGCGCGCGCCTGCTCGAGGAGAAGTGCCGCGAGTTCTCGGTCGAAGGCACGGTCGTGCAGATTCATCCGGGACCGGTCGTCACCACCTACGAGTTCAAACCGGACGCGGGCGTGAAATACAGCAAGATCACCGGCCTCGCCGACGACCTGTGCCTGGCGATGGAGGCCGAGTCGGTGATCATCGACCGCATCCCCGGAAAGTCCACGGTCGGCATCCAGATCCCCAACCCGAATCGCGAAGCCATCTCGCTCCGCGAGCTGCTCGAGTCCGACGCCTACAAGCGCTCTCCCTCGAAGCTCACCCTCGCGATGGGCAAGACCATCCATGGCGAGCCCTTCGTGAGCGACCTGGCGACGATGCCCCACCTGCTGATCGCGGGATCGACGGGCGCCGGCAAGTCGGTGAGCGTCAACGCGATGATCACCAGCATCCTGATGCGCGCGACACCTGACGACGTGCGCTTCATCATGGTCGATCCCAAGCGCCTCGAGCTGGGCATGTACGAGGACATCCCGCATCTGCTGACGCCAGTGGTGATGGATCCCAAGCTGGCGGCGAACGCGCTGCGCTGGGCCGTGCGCGAGATGGAGGAGCGTTACAAGACGCTGGCGGCCTTCGGCGTCCGCAACATCGAGCAATTCAACCGCAACGTCCGCGCGATGCAGGCGGAGACGAAGCCGGGCGAGCCGGTCTTCGACGAGAAGGGCAACGAGGTGAAGCCTCTCCCCTACATCGTCGTCCTCATCGACGAGCTCGCCGATCTCATGATGGTCGCCGGCAACGAGGTCGAGGAATCGATCGCCCGGCTGGCGCAGATGGCGCGGGCGATCGGCATCCACCTCGTGCTCGCGACGCAGCGGCCGTCGGTCGACGTCATCACCGGCTTGATCAAGGCCAACATGCCCGCCCGCATCTCGTTCCGGGTCACCACGAAGATCGATTCGCGGACGATCCTCGACGGCAACGGCGCCGAGCAGCTGCTCGGCAAGGGGGACATGCTCTATCTGCCGCCGGCCTCCTCGCGGCTGGTGCGGCTGCACGGTCCGTACATCTCGGAGCAGGAGAGCGCTCGGCTGGCGAGTTTCCTGCGCAAACAGGGCAAGCCCACCTACGACACCACGGTGACGGCGGACGAGAAGGGCGCGCAGGCGCAGATCGAGTTCGAGAAAGACGAGCTCTACGACGAGGCGGCGCGCATCGTCGTGTCGAGCGGACAGGCGTCGATCTCGTACCTGCAACGGCGGCTGCGCATCGGCTTCAGCCGCGCCGCGCGGCTGGTCGACATGATGGAAATGGACGGCCTCGTCTCCGCGGCAGCCGGCGGGAAGCCGCGCGAGGTGCTGGTCAAGAAGGAATACTTCGACGAAGTGGACGCACAGCTTCGATAG
- a CDS encoding M67 family metallopeptidase — translation MRIRQDAFDRIVAHAVEEKPNECCGLLIGSATLVHDVVRARNLRKSPTKFQVEPADHFAAVRRARAAGLEVIGAYHSHPNGPSGPSETDRLRLGDPTLIHVIVSLAHGTRTVRAFRFNGEGAFSQLEFVPVP, via the coding sequence GTGAGAATCCGTCAGGACGCGTTCGACCGCATCGTCGCACACGCCGTTGAAGAGAAGCCGAATGAGTGCTGCGGGCTGCTGATCGGTAGCGCCACTCTGGTCCACGACGTGGTGCGGGCGCGGAATCTGCGCAAGAGCCCGACGAAGTTCCAGGTGGAGCCGGCCGACCACTTTGCCGCGGTCCGCCGGGCGCGCGCCGCGGGCCTCGAGGTAATCGGCGCCTACCATTCGCATCCCAACGGGCCATCCGGACCGTCGGAAACCGATCGCCTCCGCCTGGGTGATCCGACGCTGATCCACGTGATCGTGTCGCTGGCGCACGGCACGCGCACCGTCCGCGCGTTTCGCTTCAACGGGGAAGGTGCGTTCAGCCAGCTCGAGTTCGTACCGGTGCCGTAG
- a CDS encoding leucyl aminopeptidase, with product MPTIRLFSDGPGSTDTDLLVFPLFEGETIADSVAGLDEATGGAIARAAASGELRGRLFDLFLTPSAGKSWKADRVAVIGAGKAADFTTERLRKVASAAALAARTRRIKRIAFVLRGRWDGSEGAQAVAEGLVLAAFSGDLYKSGERQGPPPEELIVVAAAAAEDKAATEAAVQRGRILGEASNFARELANEPSNVLTPTSFADRAAAAGREAGLAVEILDEPAIEKLGMGLLLGVARGSAEPPRLVVLRHSPAGAPEAPVLGLVGKGVTFDTGGISIKPAEGMERMKDDMAGGAAVVAAMCAIARLGAPIRVVGIVPMTENMPGGRAIKPGDILRGAGGKTVEVLNTDAEGRLILGDALWYAQQLGATHLVDAATLTGACVVALGKVASGAFGRPDAWRDTVIEVANRAGDRAWPMPLYDEYVEQMRSEVADLVNAGSRAGGACTAAAFLKEFTNGLPWVHLDIAGTAWADEAKPFQPKGPIGVAVRALAELPFTYRRW from the coding sequence ATGCCCACGATTCGGCTCTTTTCCGATGGCCCCGGTTCAACCGATACGGACCTGCTGGTGTTCCCGTTGTTCGAAGGCGAGACCATCGCCGACAGCGTCGCAGGGCTCGACGAGGCAACCGGCGGAGCGATCGCGCGTGCAGCCGCCAGCGGTGAGCTCCGAGGCCGCCTTTTCGACCTGTTTCTGACCCCGTCGGCGGGGAAGAGCTGGAAGGCTGACCGCGTCGCCGTGATTGGGGCAGGGAAGGCGGCCGACTTCACCACGGAACGTCTGCGCAAGGTGGCGTCGGCGGCGGCCCTCGCGGCCCGAACGAGACGCATCAAGCGGATTGCGTTCGTGCTGCGCGGGCGCTGGGACGGCTCGGAGGGGGCGCAAGCCGTGGCTGAAGGCCTGGTCCTCGCGGCGTTCAGCGGTGATCTCTATAAGAGCGGCGAACGGCAGGGTCCGCCGCCGGAGGAGCTGATCGTCGTCGCCGCCGCCGCCGCCGAGGACAAAGCGGCCACCGAAGCAGCCGTCCAACGCGGACGGATTCTCGGCGAGGCATCCAATTTCGCGCGCGAGCTCGCCAACGAGCCGTCGAACGTACTCACGCCCACTTCGTTCGCGGATCGCGCGGCCGCCGCCGGACGTGAAGCCGGACTCGCGGTGGAGATTCTGGACGAGCCCGCGATCGAGAAGCTGGGGATGGGACTGTTGCTTGGCGTCGCGCGCGGCAGCGCCGAGCCCCCCCGTCTCGTCGTCCTGCGCCATTCGCCTGCCGGGGCGCCGGAAGCCCCGGTGCTGGGTCTCGTCGGCAAGGGCGTGACGTTCGATACCGGTGGCATCTCGATCAAGCCCGCCGAAGGCATGGAACGCATGAAGGACGACATGGCGGGCGGCGCGGCCGTGGTGGCCGCCATGTGTGCCATCGCGCGCCTCGGGGCGCCGATTCGGGTCGTCGGGATCGTGCCGATGACGGAGAATATGCCGGGCGGCCGCGCGATCAAGCCTGGAGACATCCTGCGGGGCGCCGGCGGAAAGACCGTCGAGGTTTTGAACACCGATGCCGAGGGGCGGCTGATCCTCGGCGACGCGCTATGGTACGCGCAGCAGCTCGGCGCCACGCATCTGGTCGATGCCGCCACGTTGACGGGCGCGTGTGTGGTGGCATTGGGCAAGGTAGCGTCGGGAGCGTTCGGCCGGCCCGACGCATGGCGGGATACGGTGATCGAGGTCGCCAACCGCGCCGGCGATCGCGCGTGGCCCATGCCGCTTTATGACGAGTACGTCGAGCAGATGCGCAGCGAGGTTGCCGATCTGGTGAATGCCGGCAGCCGCGCCGGCGGTGCCTGCACGGCGGCGGCGTTCCTCAAGGAGTTCACCAACGGTCTGCCCTGGGTGCACCTGGACATCGCTGGCACGGCGTGGGCCGACGAGGCGAAGCCGTTTCAGCCGAAGGGGCCGATCGGCGTCGCGGTGCGAGCGCTCGCGGAGCTGCCGTTTACGTATCGACGCTGGTAG